The following proteins are encoded in a genomic region of Micromonospora olivasterospora:
- a CDS encoding conjugal transfer protein TraI, with translation MTVPTAPEPDETQRGIAELERYLSEVAPAKPERDGEPSSPGGETRRVRQLRAEVSEAHLLAELQDDDTPLMLDTRRVRRRRRAAYEAARLHELAQSPVMRAWQAARFRRLLVTAAMVSLALALAWSTAGVQAFAADSAAPWSPAWLFAWFVEPFMSLALLVVVGARAYMGTRGQPIKSQTLTRIERLFLALTLGMNAWPYLPWVADEFVFSRLVLHLLGPIVAVAVVTALPIILAAFAGLDHGGPTSLTGLTYRQNTPTGRADVAALVAQARQLIDAGTLPGEPSANALQRALHCGMDAARQVRDELRNR, from the coding sequence ATGACCGTCCCCACCGCCCCGGAGCCGGACGAGACGCAGCGGGGGATCGCCGAGCTTGAGCGCTACCTGTCCGAGGTGGCACCGGCCAAGCCGGAACGCGACGGCGAGCCCAGTAGCCCCGGCGGGGAAACTCGCCGCGTCCGCCAGTTGCGCGCCGAGGTCAGCGAGGCGCACCTCCTGGCCGAGCTGCAAGACGACGACACCCCGTTGATGCTCGACACCCGCCGCGTCCGCCGTCGCCGCCGGGCCGCGTACGAGGCGGCGCGGCTGCACGAGCTGGCGCAGAGCCCCGTTATGCGGGCGTGGCAGGCGGCGCGGTTCCGCCGGCTGCTCGTGACGGCCGCGATGGTGTCGCTGGCGTTGGCGCTGGCGTGGTCGACCGCCGGTGTTCAGGCGTTCGCCGCCGACAGCGCCGCCCCGTGGTCGCCCGCGTGGCTGTTCGCGTGGTTCGTCGAGCCGTTCATGTCGCTGGCGCTGCTGGTCGTGGTCGGTGCCCGCGCCTACATGGGCACCCGTGGGCAGCCCATCAAGTCGCAAACCCTCACCCGCATCGAGCGGCTGTTCCTCGCGTTGACGCTCGGCATGAACGCGTGGCCGTACCTGCCGTGGGTGGCCGATGAGTTCGTGTTCTCCCGGCTGGTGCTGCACCTGCTCGGCCCGATCGTCGCGGTCGCTGTCGTGACCGCCCTGCCGATCATCCTGGCCGCGTTCGCTGGCCTCGATCACGGCGGGCCGACTTCCCTTACTGGCCTTACGTACAGGCAAAACACGCCCACTGGTCGGGCCGATGTGGCCGCCCTGGTGGCTCAGGCGCGGCAGTTGATCGACGCCGGCACCCTGCCCGGCGAGCCGTCCGCGAACGCCCTACAGCGGGCGCTGCACTGCGGCATGGACGCCGCGCGGCAGGTACGCGACGAGTTGCGCAACCGCTAA
- a CDS encoding DUF3307 domain-containing protein, with protein MFADPTGVHAAAFAAVFAALYVAHQVADHWVQTQHQADCKGLPGWPGRIACAAHVATYTLTALVALAALILATGLRLDPWGVTVGLTVSAVSHYIADRRTPLRRIADALGAGRFYTLGTPRPGHDDNPSLGTGAYALDQSWHIAFLFAAALFCAA; from the coding sequence ATGTTCGCAGATCCGACGGGCGTCCACGCTGCCGCGTTCGCCGCCGTGTTCGCCGCCCTCTACGTCGCCCATCAGGTAGCCGATCACTGGGTGCAAACCCAGCATCAGGCCGACTGCAAGGGCCTGCCCGGCTGGCCGGGCCGCATCGCCTGCGCCGCCCACGTCGCCACCTACACCCTCACCGCCCTGGTCGCCCTGGCCGCCCTGATCCTGGCAACCGGGCTGCGGCTGGACCCGTGGGGCGTCACGGTCGGGCTGACCGTCTCAGCGGTGTCGCACTACATCGCCGACCGCCGCACCCCGCTACGGCGCATCGCTGACGCCCTCGGCGCGGGCCGCTTCTACACCCTCGGCACGCCCCGCCCCGGCCACGACGACAACCCCTCACTCGGCACCGGGGCCTACGCACTCGACCAGTCATGGCACATCGCGTTCCTGTTCGCCGCCGCCCTGTTCTGCGCCGCCTGA
- a CDS encoding cell division protein FtsK: MTSPRDDDRFDWQAAEADLTIGPDAEVVDLAAARRRKPDARSFAVDLDDEADDLDDDVPPPVDPPAVSEPSGMAAVLAGRSAMRRPIVPPWLRSRSELVTAGRWALSHVAHVSLYHLTRIPKYAARLTWRAPFGIARLIGATVRWATDAEGIPVRLAAVRREDAELYLKLSRQRDARVRWRGMVVAAVLLLGLPTVAVLAVLAGSWQRWLMLAAAVAVFGLAGSPKDKPLLDVAAVTPRARRLSADVVTRAFLAAGLCKPDDPITFPMPIMRDGPGWRAVVDLPFGVTADKAVKRRTDLAAGLDLDEVQVWPERVRGTAGSARRLSLWVADEDPYAKSSGLWPLIDKGTVDIFAPFPFGEDQRGRAVPLLLMFTSLLVGAIPRMGKTFAARLPVLAAALDASVELHIYDGKGGQDWRAFERIAHRAGFGVRDDVVAALVDDLRTLVADMNRRYDTIATLPPDLCPESKVTRQIADKRSLKLWPVLVAIDEFQRYSGHPEHGKEIVELLTELCKVGPSVGIIILLATQKPDGKAVPTDLRDNIGTRFALKTMTWQSSEAVLGAGSYPAGYDSSRFQRAHKGVGILLGADDSGAVEEAVTVRTKFAKTEHVEKVIARAYALREAAGTLTGYAVGQAPETVGGPADTLLDDILTVVPAAEPKVWSETVVARLAELRPEVYGGWEPAQLAAALKPYRVPVGRQVWGTDPATGKGANRKGIHRDDITTAVTERDRKRKAG; this comes from the coding sequence ATGACTTCCCCCCGAGACGACGACCGTTTCGACTGGCAGGCCGCCGAGGCAGACCTCACCATCGGCCCCGACGCCGAGGTGGTCGACCTGGCCGCCGCCCGCCGCCGCAAGCCCGACGCGCGGTCGTTCGCCGTCGACCTGGACGATGAGGCGGACGACCTGGACGACGACGTGCCGCCGCCGGTGGACCCGCCCGCGGTTTCCGAGCCGTCCGGCATGGCGGCGGTGCTGGCAGGCCGGTCGGCGATGCGGCGGCCGATCGTGCCGCCGTGGCTGCGCTCGCGTTCCGAACTGGTCACCGCCGGCCGGTGGGCGCTGTCGCACGTCGCCCACGTCAGCCTGTACCACCTGACCCGCATCCCGAAGTACGCCGCCCGCCTGACGTGGCGTGCCCCGTTCGGCATCGCCCGCCTGATCGGGGCGACCGTGCGGTGGGCGACCGACGCGGAGGGCATCCCCGTCCGGCTCGCCGCCGTCCGCCGCGAGGATGCCGAGCTGTACCTGAAACTCTCCCGGCAGCGGGACGCGCGGGTCCGGTGGCGAGGCATGGTCGTGGCGGCGGTGCTGCTGCTCGGCCTGCCCACGGTCGCGGTGCTGGCGGTGTTGGCCGGGTCGTGGCAGCGGTGGCTGATGCTCGCCGCCGCCGTCGCCGTGTTCGGCCTGGCCGGGTCACCGAAGGACAAGCCGCTACTCGACGTGGCGGCGGTGACGCCCAGGGCGCGGCGGCTGTCCGCCGACGTGGTGACGCGGGCGTTCCTGGCCGCTGGGCTGTGCAAGCCCGATGACCCGATCACGTTCCCGATGCCGATCATGCGTGACGGTCCGGGGTGGCGGGCCGTGGTCGACCTGCCGTTCGGGGTCACCGCCGACAAGGCCGTGAAGCGGCGCACCGACCTGGCCGCCGGCCTGGACCTGGATGAGGTGCAGGTGTGGCCGGAGCGGGTACGCGGCACCGCCGGGTCGGCCCGCCGGCTGTCGCTGTGGGTCGCTGATGAAGACCCCTACGCCAAGTCGTCCGGGCTGTGGCCGCTGATCGACAAGGGCACCGTCGACATTTTCGCTCCGTTCCCGTTCGGTGAGGATCAGCGTGGCCGGGCCGTGCCGCTGCTGCTGATGTTCACGTCGCTGCTGGTCGGCGCGATTCCGCGCATGGGTAAGACGTTCGCCGCCCGCCTGCCGGTGCTGGCCGCCGCCCTGGACGCCAGCGTGGAGCTGCACATCTACGACGGTAAGGGTGGGCAGGACTGGCGGGCGTTCGAGCGCATCGCCCACCGTGCCGGGTTCGGTGTCCGCGATGACGTGGTCGCCGCCCTGGTCGATGACCTGCGGACGCTGGTGGCGGACATGAACCGTCGTTACGACACCATCGCGACCCTGCCCCCGGACCTGTGCCCAGAGTCAAAGGTGACCCGGCAGATTGCCGACAAGCGGTCGTTGAAGCTGTGGCCGGTGCTCGTGGCGATCGATGAGTTCCAGCGGTACTCGGGGCACCCGGAACACGGCAAGGAGATCGTGGAGTTGCTGACCGAGCTGTGCAAGGTCGGCCCGTCCGTCGGCATCATCATCCTGCTGGCCACGCAGAAGCCGGACGGCAAGGCCGTGCCGACCGACCTGCGCGACAACATCGGTACCCGCTTCGCGCTGAAGACCATGACGTGGCAGTCATCCGAGGCGGTGTTGGGTGCCGGGTCGTACCCGGCCGGCTACGACTCGTCCCGCTTCCAGCGCGCTCACAAGGGCGTGGGCATCCTGCTCGGCGCGGACGACTCCGGCGCGGTGGAAGAGGCCGTGACCGTGCGGACGAAGTTCGCCAAGACCGAGCACGTCGAGAAGGTCATTGCCCGCGCTTACGCGCTGCGGGAAGCGGCCGGCACGCTGACCGGGTACGCGGTCGGGCAGGCCCCCGAGACGGTCGGCGGCCCGGCGGACACGCTGTTGGACGACATCCTGACCGTCGTGCCGGCCGCCGAGCCGAAGGTGTGGTCCGAAACCGTCGTCGCCCGGCTGGCCGAGCTGCGGCCCGAGGTCTACGGCGGGTGGGAGCCGGCGCAACTCGCGGCGGCGCTCAAGCCGTACCGGGTGCCGGTCGGCCGGCAGGTGTGGGGCACCGACCCGGCCACCGGCAAGGGAGCCAACCGCAAGGGCATCCACCGCGACGACATCACCACCGCCGTAACCGAGCGTGACCGGAAGCGGAAAGCCGGATAG
- a CDS encoding bifunctional DNA primase/polymerase: protein MHAPTSPEGRHDVSTDDLLAAALAQAARGWHVFPLRPDDKRPAFPDHSADDCTGRDPRCRAAGRHLGWEPRATCDLDRIRRAWSARPYGIGLACGPSRLVVVDLDTPKDPAEVGGCDGLAVLADLAAANRGGIDATYTVTTGRGGTHLYYRHPDAGPALRNTAGALGPMVDTRAHGGYVVAAGSTVAGRPYVVDLDTDPAPLPDWLAALLAPAPLPPQRPVMVALPGGRERAYVRAAVERECARVTDAPDHHNDNLYRASVALGQLVAGGALSADEASTALEHAGISAGLRHRAVLRTIASGFKAGAARPRQVAA from the coding sequence ATTCACGCCCCGACCTCACCGGAAGGGAGACACGACGTGTCTACCGATGACCTGCTCGCCGCCGCGCTCGCCCAGGCCGCACGCGGCTGGCACGTTTTTCCGCTGCGCCCCGACGACAAGCGCCCCGCGTTCCCCGACCACAGCGCGGACGACTGCACCGGCCGTGACCCGCGCTGCCGCGCCGCTGGCCGGCACCTCGGGTGGGAACCCCGCGCTACCTGCGACCTGGACCGCATCCGGCGGGCGTGGTCGGCCCGCCCTTACGGCATCGGGCTCGCGTGCGGCCCGTCCCGGCTCGTGGTGGTCGACCTGGACACCCCGAAGGACCCGGCCGAGGTGGGCGGGTGTGACGGCCTGGCCGTGCTCGCTGACCTGGCCGCCGCCAACCGGGGCGGCATCGACGCTACCTACACCGTGACCACCGGGCGGGGCGGCACCCACCTCTACTACCGGCACCCCGACGCCGGGCCGGCACTGCGCAACACCGCCGGCGCCCTCGGCCCGATGGTCGACACCCGCGCCCACGGCGGCTACGTCGTCGCTGCCGGCAGCACCGTCGCCGGTCGTCCGTATGTGGTCGACCTGGACACCGACCCGGCCCCGCTGCCCGACTGGCTCGCCGCCCTGCTGGCACCCGCGCCGCTGCCGCCGCAACGGCCGGTCATGGTCGCCCTGCCCGGCGGGCGGGAACGCGCCTACGTCCGGGCCGCCGTCGAGCGGGAGTGCGCGCGGGTGACCGACGCCCCGGACCACCACAACGACAACCTCTATCGGGCGTCGGTGGCCCTCGGTCAGCTTGTCGCGGGTGGTGCGCTGTCCGCCGATGAGGCGTCTACTGCGCTGGAACACGCGGGGATTTCCGCCGGGCTGCGGCACCGGGCGGTGCTGCGGACCATCGCATCCGGGTTCAAGGCCGGCGCCGCTCGTCCCCGGCAGGTGGCCGCGTGA
- a CDS encoding DUF6884 domain-containing protein: MTRPGDNRSCHRAPQLHAATGHVADHAATLAAARTPSEALAALAALDAACREAREWLAVDLVLIDGWSYADVGRALGTTRQAACKAYADAVNTRMRRSVVGRDDAVVVVPCGSAKLDRPAPAGLMYTGSYHRACRRAADRLGGRLVILSARYGLLDPDTVIEPYDLRMGQPGTVGVPTLRAQARRLGIDVAGSVTVLAGREYADAVSAVWPHAVRPLDGTRGMPEQMAVLAELARTPTTPVVTSPRFPASFMEGRAAA; encoded by the coding sequence GTGACCCGGCCCGGCGACAACCGCAGTTGTCACCGCGCGCCCCAGCTCCACGCGGCAACCGGTCACGTCGCCGACCACGCCGCCACGCTGGCCGCCGCCCGCACACCCTCGGAAGCCCTCGCCGCCCTGGCCGCACTCGACGCGGCGTGCCGGGAAGCGCGGGAGTGGCTTGCGGTCGATCTGGTGCTCATCGACGGGTGGTCGTACGCCGACGTAGGCCGGGCGCTGGGCACCACCCGGCAGGCAGCTTGCAAGGCATACGCCGACGCGGTGAACACGCGGATGCGCCGCAGCGTGGTGGGCCGGGACGACGCCGTGGTGGTCGTGCCGTGCGGTAGCGCGAAGCTCGACCGTCCCGCACCCGCCGGCCTGATGTACACCGGCAGCTACCACCGGGCGTGCCGCCGCGCCGCCGACCGGCTCGGCGGGCGGCTGGTCATCCTGTCCGCCCGCTACGGGCTACTCGACCCCGACACCGTGATTGAGCCCTACGACCTGCGCATGGGCCAACCCGGCACGGTCGGCGTGCCGACGCTGCGCGCACAGGCTCGCCGGCTGGGCATCGACGTGGCCGGCAGCGTGACCGTGCTGGCCGGCCGCGAGTACGCCGACGCGGTGTCGGCAGTGTGGCCGCACGCTGTCCGGCCGCTGGATGGCACGCGCGGGATGCCCGAGCAGATGGCGGTGCTGGCCGAGCTGGCACGCACGCCGACAACCCCGGTTGTCACCAGCCCCCGTTTCCCCGCTTCGTTCATGGAAGGACGTGCTGCCGCATGA
- a CDS encoding YfjI family protein: MTPARLHLVTDHPQATGEETAGGPLWDVPVPLTGPTAAPPPFPVDVFPRWLADMVTGVARFTATDPAMAGTLAVAVLSACAGGRLEVEPVAGWREPVNVFAAVIAGPGERKSPVHRTMTAPLFAAQSTLAEAMRPRIAEAAALRDIADRQAEQAKAQAAKATDPGKRDDAAAEAVAAAIAAEAITVPTLPRLIVDDATPEALIGLMAANGGRMAIISDEGGIFDTLAGRYSGTPNLDPYLKGHAGQPMSNERQTREGASVDKPALTVCVMAQPVVLRKFGGNADLAGRGLPARFLFALPRSLAGYRPVDTPPVPEQVAAGYRHHVHGLAATLAEWEDPAVVTLTEEAGKVRRAAAEQVEAELRPGGSLYDVREWGNKLSGATLRLAGLLHVAHHPTDAWRRPIDADRMADAVRLAEFFAAHYRAAIATIGTDTAAENARYVLGVLTAKGMTTFTRRELHRRVSRRLPKSDEVSAVLAELAALGWVRQGPDGRYELHPRAVAEDPGSVDTLTPAPDGDISAGQHGREGVNGAR, encoded by the coding sequence ATGACGCCCGCCCGTCTGCACCTGGTCACCGACCACCCGCAAGCCACCGGCGAGGAAACCGCGGGCGGCCCGCTGTGGGATGTTCCAGTGCCCTTGACCGGCCCCACCGCCGCGCCGCCGCCGTTCCCGGTCGACGTGTTCCCCCGTTGGCTGGCCGACATGGTGACCGGCGTCGCCCGGTTCACCGCCACCGACCCGGCCATGGCCGGAACCCTCGCCGTCGCCGTGCTGTCCGCGTGCGCGGGTGGCCGGTTGGAGGTGGAGCCGGTGGCCGGGTGGCGGGAGCCGGTGAACGTGTTCGCCGCCGTCATCGCCGGCCCTGGCGAGCGCAAGTCACCCGTTCACCGGACCATGACGGCACCGCTGTTCGCGGCGCAGTCGACACTCGCCGAGGCGATGCGACCGAGGATCGCCGAGGCCGCCGCGCTACGCGACATCGCCGACCGGCAAGCCGAACAGGCCAAAGCCCAAGCAGCGAAGGCCACCGACCCCGGCAAGCGCGACGACGCCGCCGCCGAAGCCGTGGCCGCCGCCATCGCCGCCGAAGCCATCACCGTGCCGACCCTGCCCCGGCTGATCGTGGACGACGCCACCCCCGAAGCCCTTATCGGCCTGATGGCCGCCAACGGCGGACGCATGGCGATCATCAGCGATGAGGGCGGCATCTTCGACACCCTCGCCGGCCGCTACTCCGGCACCCCGAACCTCGACCCCTACCTGAAAGGCCACGCGGGACAGCCGATGAGCAACGAGCGGCAGACCCGCGAAGGTGCCTCGGTCGACAAGCCCGCGCTGACCGTGTGCGTGATGGCGCAACCGGTCGTGCTGCGCAAGTTCGGCGGAAACGCCGACCTCGCCGGTCGTGGCCTGCCGGCCCGGTTCCTGTTCGCGCTTCCGCGCTCGCTGGCCGGATACCGGCCCGTGGACACACCACCGGTCCCGGAGCAGGTGGCCGCCGGCTACCGGCACCACGTACACGGCCTGGCCGCCACCCTCGCCGAGTGGGAAGACCCGGCCGTGGTCACCCTCACCGAAGAGGCCGGAAAGGTGCGCCGCGCCGCCGCCGAGCAGGTCGAGGCGGAACTACGGCCCGGCGGGAGCCTCTACGACGTGCGCGAATGGGGCAACAAGCTCTCCGGTGCCACCCTCCGGTTGGCCGGGTTGCTGCACGTCGCCCACCACCCAACCGACGCATGGCGACGGCCCATCGACGCCGACCGAATGGCCGACGCCGTGCGGCTCGCGGAGTTCTTCGCCGCCCACTACCGGGCCGCCATCGCCACCATCGGCACCGACACCGCAGCGGAAAACGCCCGATACGTGCTCGGCGTACTCACCGCCAAGGGCATGACCACCTTCACCCGCCGCGAACTACACCGCCGGGTGTCCCGCCGCCTGCCCAAGTCCGACGAGGTGTCGGCGGTGCTCGCCGAACTGGCCGCCCTCGGGTGGGTCCGACAGGGGCCGGACGGCCGGTACGAGCTGCACCCCCGCGCCGTCGCCGAGGACCCCGGAAGCGTTGACACGCTGACACCCGCCCCCGACGGCGACATATCCGCAGGTCAGCATGGTCGGGAAGGTGTCAACGGGGCGCGTTGA